From a single Rhodococcus qingshengii JCM 15477 genomic region:
- a CDS encoding maleylpyruvate isomerase family mycothiol-dependent enzyme, which produces MSGWPQDSVVDALTEEWRVIDALLAELDGDQWLAPSNLPGWTVHDIVSHLIGTESLLSGINPPSINLDVHALPHVHNEIAAFNERWVEGLRRTPHSDLLTRYREITAERTEALRSMTSADWDAETQTPVGLAPYGRFMRIRTFDCWMHELDIRDAVGIPGEEGGLRAETAFGEITSALGFVVGKRGKAPEGARITFELEGPLTRSLHVSVDARATLVPELDGPATTTISMSSPLFTRIAGGRVHASDHRTDISLRGDTTVGTRVVDNLAFTI; this is translated from the coding sequence ATGAGTGGTTGGCCCCAGGACTCAGTAGTCGACGCATTGACCGAGGAATGGAGAGTCATCGACGCACTGCTGGCCGAACTCGACGGCGATCAGTGGTTGGCACCGTCGAACCTTCCGGGGTGGACGGTTCACGACATCGTGTCCCATCTGATCGGTACAGAATCACTGCTCTCGGGCATCAATCCGCCGTCGATCAATCTGGACGTGCACGCATTGCCCCACGTCCACAACGAGATTGCGGCGTTCAACGAGCGCTGGGTCGAAGGCCTGCGGCGGACACCGCACTCGGACCTGCTGACCCGATATCGCGAGATCACCGCCGAACGAACCGAAGCGCTGCGCTCGATGACCAGCGCGGACTGGGACGCCGAGACACAAACACCGGTCGGTCTTGCGCCCTATGGCCGGTTCATGCGTATTCGGACCTTCGACTGTTGGATGCACGAACTCGACATCAGAGATGCAGTTGGCATTCCGGGTGAGGAAGGCGGATTGCGCGCGGAGACTGCATTCGGCGAAATCACCAGCGCGCTCGGATTCGTCGTCGGAAAACGAGGAAAGGCGCCAGAGGGAGCACGGATCACTTTCGAACTCGAAGGGCCACTTACCCGTTCACTTCACGTCTCGGTCGACGCGCGAGCAACACTCGTCCCGGAGTTGGACGGTCCGGCGACCACGACCATCTCGATGAGCTCACCGCTCTTCACCCGAATTGCCGGTGGCCGCGTCCACGCTTCGGATCACCGAACCGACATCTCGCTTCGCGGTGACACCACGGTGGGCACACGCGTCGTCGACAATCTGGCGTTCACGATTTGA